One window of the Leptospira dzoumogneensis genome contains the following:
- the scpB gene encoding SMC-Scp complex subunit ScpB, translating into MIEALLFLSGEPLKLASIAKSIDCEKQEARDILDELILDYQEKDGGFVLREIAGAYQFSTNEKYSEILAKLFKEKKREQLSRSSLDTLAIIAYKQPITLSEIDDIRGVSSRAMVTSLISKKLVKPVGNKEVPGRPALYGTTKDFLIHFGLNKLTDLPAPVEVKELKFENLDDLIENGQE; encoded by the coding sequence CTGATAGAAGCGCTGCTTTTCCTTTCCGGAGAGCCGCTTAAACTAGCCAGTATCGCAAAATCCATAGACTGCGAAAAACAGGAAGCTCGTGATATACTAGACGAGTTGATCTTGGATTACCAAGAGAAGGACGGAGGTTTCGTTCTTAGGGAGATCGCAGGAGCTTACCAATTTTCTACGAACGAAAAATATTCCGAAATTTTAGCAAAACTTTTCAAAGAGAAGAAGAGAGAACAACTTTCCCGTTCTAGTTTGGATACTCTGGCGATCATCGCTTATAAACAGCCGATCACATTATCCGAAATTGATGATATAAGAGGAGTTTCTTCTCGAGCGATGGTAACTTCTCTTATATCTAAAAAACTGGTTAAGCCGGTCGGTAATAAGGAAGTTCCCGGAAGACCTGCATTGTACGGAACTACTAAAGATTTTTTAATACATTTCGGATTAAATAAACTGACCGATTTACCTGCCCCTGTGGAAGTGAAGGAATTGAAATTCGAAAACCTGGATGATTTGATAGAGAATGGCCAAGAATAA
- a CDS encoding chemotaxis protein CheW — translation MAGVLGEYTELFLEESEDQIEELNANLLKLEKDQSDPQTINDIFRAAHSLKSSAAFVGLYNLSDLAHKMENLLQSIRDGKLAVNLSLVNLLFQCFDLIKNVIVNVAAGKKVDTPYTDMIQRLEAYEKNPDMASAPNAGARSVSQSAAPVAKQEEISGNGIDLDADDQKEIEEILRNGTGKPWLLKVGLKKDSPMKGLRYTLIVQNLKNLGQVFRTKPSAEELENGTEAPYLSILIISSESQEELTKAANVDMVENLMIQEYKLSGYSETGVSSSYQLDEEERSTEAKVTLKSIKVSSDKLDQLMNNVGELVITNSGFQKIYDDLLRTFGDDQLFNELKGRIDLINRISKELQSGIMNIRMVPISTVFRRFSRLVRDLSLETGKTVDLVLNGESTELDKKVIDALGEPLLHLIRNSVDHGIETPEERRRLGKPETGIVELNAYQGGSNIMVEIRDDGRGLDLDKIRKKAIEKGLVSETDAVALEESDIYQFIFAPGFSTADKITDISGRGVGMNVVNSLIQEFKGKILIQSQKGSGTSFVLSFPQALAIIPSILIVMEEEVYAFPLSEVNETIKVNNEQITTLEGNEIINLRGEVLPIYRLNRILGLQDKTDREEFPVVIVQYKGRKLGFMVDELVGKHETVIKSLEKNFKNIKGLTGASIMGDGTIIMVLDIPGLVEFAAELEENARYVNYHLETMKRISTIRTIETEEEKYIQKTSNPTNVYNHKLHEITTRERERRKKSERKKSEESKKVIVAKEELEREVSSTPIKTTMEIRTSEEKLITSTESPSELSSNTAVLERPAAKKEGMEEAYRSHINELISDSPVSDEERKRADHIIEGFLEQKKQRIMAVSHSKEFTGNLSKEQIKKIESVVNTGMMNAGMVLSQILNRNVDLFIPEIIMNDKEGLASEIRFSDDKFYGMKVRMTGDLNGNMLMMFSRENAKNLARELLDSNPSGDILDDDTKSVLSEIANIVCASVLNSISNKAKVGVMPDVPELVEGTFLEVLDVVKPERTKFLSMLTEFNHEGNNLLGVLLFLPDFDELMDLLPKF, via the coding sequence ATGGCAGGAGTACTTGGAGAATACACAGAACTCTTTTTGGAAGAGTCCGAAGACCAGATAGAAGAACTAAATGCGAATCTTCTAAAACTGGAAAAGGACCAATCCGATCCTCAGACCATCAATGATATATTCCGTGCGGCTCACTCTTTAAAAAGTTCGGCTGCTTTCGTCGGATTGTACAATCTTTCCGACCTTGCTCACAAAATGGAGAATCTTCTCCAAAGTATCCGAGATGGAAAACTTGCAGTTAATCTTTCCCTAGTAAATCTATTATTCCAATGTTTTGATCTGATCAAGAACGTGATCGTGAATGTTGCCGCCGGTAAAAAAGTGGATACTCCTTATACGGATATGATCCAAAGACTGGAAGCCTATGAAAAAAATCCGGATATGGCTTCTGCCCCTAACGCGGGTGCAAGATCCGTTTCTCAATCCGCAGCTCCAGTCGCAAAACAGGAAGAAATTTCAGGCAATGGGATCGATCTGGATGCAGACGATCAAAAAGAGATCGAAGAAATCCTTCGTAACGGTACCGGAAAACCTTGGCTCTTAAAAGTGGGACTCAAAAAAGATTCCCCGATGAAAGGATTACGTTATACTCTAATCGTCCAAAACCTAAAAAATTTAGGCCAAGTATTTCGCACCAAACCAAGCGCGGAAGAATTGGAGAATGGGACAGAGGCTCCTTATCTTTCTATACTGATCATAAGTTCGGAATCTCAAGAGGAACTTACTAAGGCTGCAAACGTAGACATGGTAGAAAATCTGATGATCCAGGAATATAAGCTCAGCGGTTATTCTGAAACCGGGGTTTCTTCTTCCTACCAACTGGACGAGGAAGAAAGAAGCACTGAGGCTAAAGTTACTTTAAAAAGTATTAAAGTATCTTCCGATAAACTGGATCAACTCATGAATAACGTGGGCGAGCTTGTGATCACAAACTCAGGCTTCCAAAAAATTTACGATGATCTTCTTCGCACTTTCGGAGACGATCAGTTATTCAATGAACTAAAAGGCCGTATAGATCTAATCAATCGTATCTCCAAAGAACTACAATCCGGTATCATGAATATCAGGATGGTCCCGATCTCCACGGTGTTCCGTCGTTTCTCTCGTTTGGTCCGAGACCTTTCTTTAGAAACAGGCAAAACAGTCGATCTGGTCCTGAATGGAGAGTCCACTGAGCTGGACAAAAAGGTGATCGATGCATTGGGAGAGCCTCTTCTCCACCTGATCCGAAACTCCGTGGATCATGGTATTGAAACTCCTGAAGAAAGAAGAAGATTAGGTAAACCTGAAACCGGGATCGTAGAACTGAATGCCTACCAAGGTGGCAGCAATATTATGGTGGAGATCCGTGACGATGGCCGCGGATTAGATCTAGATAAGATCCGTAAAAAAGCGATCGAGAAGGGACTCGTGTCCGAAACGGATGCAGTTGCTTTAGAAGAAAGCGATATCTATCAATTCATCTTTGCACCAGGTTTCTCCACTGCGGATAAGATTACGGATATCTCCGGACGTGGTGTCGGAATGAATGTGGTGAATAGTCTTATCCAAGAATTCAAAGGTAAAATTCTCATCCAATCTCAGAAAGGATCCGGAACTTCTTTCGTTCTATCCTTCCCTCAGGCACTAGCGATCATTCCTTCTATCCTCATCGTAATGGAAGAAGAAGTTTACGCTTTCCCTCTATCGGAAGTGAACGAAACGATCAAGGTTAACAACGAACAGATCACTACTCTGGAAGGGAACGAGATCATCAATTTGAGAGGAGAGGTTCTTCCTATCTACAGATTGAATCGTATCTTGGGTCTTCAAGACAAAACGGACAGAGAAGAATTCCCGGTAGTTATCGTACAATACAAGGGCCGCAAGTTAGGCTTCATGGTGGATGAGCTAGTCGGAAAACACGAGACAGTCATCAAGTCCTTGGAGAAAAACTTCAAAAATATCAAGGGACTTACCGGCGCTTCCATCATGGGAGACGGAACCATCATCATGGTCCTGGATATCCCGGGGCTTGTGGAATTTGCCGCCGAGTTGGAAGAAAATGCAAGATATGTGAACTATCATCTGGAAACGATGAAACGTATCAGCACGATCCGAACCATCGAGACGGAAGAAGAGAAGTATATCCAAAAAACTTCCAATCCTACCAACGTTTATAATCATAAACTACATGAGATCACTACTCGAGAAAGAGAACGCCGCAAGAAAAGCGAACGTAAAAAATCGGAAGAATCCAAAAAGGTAATCGTAGCAAAAGAAGAACTCGAAAGAGAAGTTTCTTCCACTCCGATCAAGACGACTATGGAGATCCGCACTTCCGAAGAAAAGTTGATCACTTCCACTGAAAGTCCTTCCGAACTTTCTTCCAACACCGCAGTCCTGGAAAGGCCTGCAGCTAAAAAAGAAGGAATGGAAGAAGCTTACAGATCTCATATCAATGAGTTGATCTCAGATTCTCCCGTTTCCGACGAAGAAAGAAAAAGAGCGGATCATATTATAGAAGGTTTCTTGGAGCAGAAAAAACAGAGAATCATGGCTGTTTCTCACTCTAAAGAATTCACCGGAAACCTAAGCAAGGAACAGATCAAGAAGATCGAATCCGTAGTGAACACAGGTATGATGAATGCCGGTATGGTACTTTCTCAGATCCTGAACAGGAACGTGGATCTGTTTATTCCCGAAATTATCATGAATGATAAGGAAGGTCTGGCATCCGAGATCCGTTTCTCCGACGATAAATTCTACGGAATGAAAGTCAGAATGACCGGAGATCTGAACGGGAATATGCTGATGATGTTCTCCAGAGAGAATGCCAAAAATCTAGCCAGAGAACTTTTGGATTCTAATCCGAGTGGAGACATTTTGGACGATGATACTAAGAGCGTTCTGTCCGAGATCGCAAACATTGTTTGTGCCTCCGTTTTGAACTCTATTTCCAATAAGGCGAAAGTGGGCGTGATGCCGGACGTTCCGGAACTTGTGGAAGGAACCTTCCTGGAAGTTCTGGATGTTGTTAAACCGGAAAGAACTAAGTTCTTAAGTATGCTCACTGAATTTAATCATGAGGGAAACAACCTGTTAGGAGTACTTTTATTCCTTCCGGATTTCGATGAACTCATGGATTTACTTCCGAAATTTTAA
- the aroA gene encoding 3-phosphoshikimate 1-carboxyvinyltransferase produces the protein MIPRILKSSGREITVPGDKSLSHRSVLFSVLSKGASHVSGFLEAEDPLNTMKAFTQLGLKVEKISKGEYVFTSPGKNALQSPKEVLDFGNAGTGIRLSAGLLCGLQGIKAILTGDHSLQKRPMSRIIKPLNSMGASISGKEDKAPLEILGKKLSDFRYKSPIASAQVKSCLMLAAMASETSLEYEEEILSRDHTENMFRFLGNKLNFISPTHFKMEPPYIFEAKEFKVPGDISSAAFFLVLGVLLKEGSVLVKNVGLNPSRIGILHALEAMGAKILVHNKRIECGEPVGDLEAVSSNLCYAEIKEEWIPSLIDEIPILTIAGLFAKGGFIIRHAEELRAKESDRISAMVENLRNLGITVHEYPDGYEIPEINSSVNSSELSSWLSGNSVDIFTKMDHRIAMSFMILKAVSGLEIRPDETSWIETSFPGFESLLEGFVR, from the coding sequence ATGATTCCAAGAATCCTTAAATCTTCCGGAAGAGAGATCACAGTTCCGGGAGACAAATCTCTTTCTCACAGAAGCGTATTATTCTCCGTATTATCCAAAGGGGCTTCTCATGTTTCCGGCTTTTTAGAGGCGGAAGATCCTTTAAATACGATGAAAGCTTTCACTCAGCTTGGTTTAAAAGTGGAGAAGATCTCAAAAGGAGAATATGTTTTTACGAGCCCAGGCAAAAACGCTCTTCAATCTCCAAAGGAAGTTTTGGATTTCGGGAATGCAGGAACCGGTATCAGATTATCTGCAGGATTACTCTGCGGACTCCAAGGAATTAAGGCAATATTAACCGGGGATCATTCTCTCCAAAAAAGGCCGATGTCCCGTATTATAAAACCTTTAAATTCTATGGGAGCTTCCATCTCCGGAAAAGAGGATAAGGCTCCTCTTGAGATCCTTGGAAAAAAACTTTCCGACTTCCGTTATAAAAGTCCGATCGCTTCCGCTCAGGTGAAATCCTGTCTGATGTTGGCAGCAATGGCTTCCGAAACTTCTTTGGAATACGAAGAAGAGATTCTTTCCAGAGACCATACCGAAAATATGTTCCGGTTTTTGGGAAATAAACTGAACTTCATTTCTCCCACTCATTTTAAAATGGAACCTCCTTATATATTCGAAGCAAAAGAATTCAAGGTGCCTGGGGATATTTCTTCCGCTGCATTCTTCTTGGTACTTGGAGTCTTATTAAAAGAAGGTTCTGTTCTTGTGAAAAATGTGGGATTAAATCCTTCTCGCATAGGTATCCTTCATGCGCTCGAAGCAATGGGTGCAAAAATTCTTGTTCACAATAAACGAATAGAATGCGGGGAACCTGTAGGAGATCTGGAAGCGGTTTCTTCTAATTTATGTTATGCTGAAATTAAAGAAGAATGGATCCCTTCTTTGATCGATGAGATCCCAATTCTGACGATCGCAGGTCTTTTTGCAAAAGGTGGATTTATCATTCGTCATGCAGAAGAATTACGAGCAAAAGAATCGGATCGAATTTCCGCCATGGTAGAAAATTTGCGAAATCTTGGAATTACTGTGCATGAGTATCCGGATGGGTACGAAATTCCTGAAATTAATTCCAGTGTAAATTCTTCCGAACTTTCTTCCTGGCTTTCCGGAAACTCTGTGGATATTTTCACTAAAATGGATCATAGGATCGCGATGAGTTTTATGATCCTAAAAGCGGTAAGTGGTTTGGAAATTCGTCCGGATGAAACTTCTTGGATCGAAACTTCCTTTCCCGGATTCGAATCTTTATTGGAAG
- a CDS encoding protein-glutamate methylesterase/protein-glutamine glutaminase produces the protein MVGTPADGSIRVVIIDDSLLVRNIISDQIKKESRIQVIATGKTGVDCIELATKLRPDLVILDVEMPVMDGLSALQELQKRKLGIPVMMLSVLTQHGADATFKALEYGAIDFVPKPSSSNQFNPEEIGTVLKNRILAYFDSLRPSHAGLDPKKIVDTVKSKIFKDEKKAVEAVCIGTSTGGPKALQTVFSDFPENFHLPIFVVQHMPVGFTKAFASRLNDHSKITVKEAEDGEEVRPGTGYVAPGDAHLKIESKAGRKWIALGREALVNGHRPSVEVLFDSAIREYGSALVGVIMTGMGKDGAAATLRMRETGASTVAQDEDSSVIFGMNRQAIEMGGVQFVEPVSAITSRILSILKERGN, from the coding sequence GTGGTAGGAACTCCCGCGGACGGGTCGATTCGGGTCGTGATCATAGACGACTCTCTTTTGGTGCGAAATATTATTTCGGACCAGATCAAAAAAGAAAGTCGGATCCAAGTTATAGCTACCGGTAAGACCGGAGTGGATTGTATCGAGCTCGCAACAAAACTGCGGCCTGATTTAGTAATTTTAGATGTGGAGATGCCTGTAATGGATGGGCTTTCCGCACTCCAAGAACTGCAGAAACGAAAATTGGGTATTCCGGTAATGATGCTTTCCGTTTTGACACAACACGGAGCGGACGCCACTTTCAAAGCATTAGAATACGGAGCTATAGATTTCGTTCCGAAACCTTCTTCCAGTAATCAATTTAATCCGGAAGAAATAGGAACAGTTCTCAAAAATAGGATACTCGCTTATTTTGATAGTTTACGACCAAGTCATGCGGGCCTTGATCCCAAAAAAATCGTAGATACGGTCAAAAGTAAAATTTTCAAAGATGAAAAAAAAGCCGTGGAAGCGGTTTGTATCGGGACATCTACAGGTGGTCCGAAAGCGTTACAGACAGTTTTTTCCGATTTTCCGGAGAATTTTCATCTACCAATTTTCGTCGTACAACATATGCCTGTGGGTTTTACGAAAGCTTTCGCTTCTCGTTTAAACGATCACTCTAAAATTACAGTAAAGGAAGCCGAGGACGGAGAAGAAGTTCGTCCCGGTACAGGTTACGTGGCTCCGGGTGATGCACATTTAAAGATCGAATCTAAGGCAGGACGTAAATGGATTGCCTTAGGTAGGGAAGCGCTGGTAAATGGACACAGGCCCTCAGTCGAAGTTTTATTCGACAGCGCAATCCGGGAATACGGGAGCGCCTTAGTCGGTGTGATTATGACCGGCATGGGTAAGGATGGAGCGGCGGCGACTCTCAGAATGAGAGAGACTGGTGCTTCTACCGTCGCCCAAGACGAGGACAGCTCCGTGATCTTCGGAATGAATCGCCAAGCCATCGAAATGGGTGGGGTTCAGTTCGTAGAACCAGTAAGCGCAATAACATCAAGGATACTTTCCATTCTTAAAGAAAGGGGAAACTAA
- a CDS encoding cell division protein ZapA: MSERVKARILGDDYTIVGDTDPEYIHRLAELVDRKIRELQLGMPNAPKLKLAVLAALNFADELEQSKNQTGDSGPSSPEAEEKTKKLITLLEEGLIGDL, from the coding sequence ATGAGTGAGAGAGTCAAAGCTCGTATACTGGGCGACGACTATACCATTGTAGGCGATACCGATCCGGAGTATATCCATAGGCTCGCCGAATTGGTGGACCGAAAGATCCGTGAGTTACAACTGGGAATGCCTAACGCACCTAAATTGAAACTCGCGGTACTCGCTGCTTTAAACTTCGCGGACGAATTGGAACAATCTAAAAACCAAACAGGCGACTCGGGACCTTCTTCTCCCGAAGCGGAAGAAAAGACCAAAAAATTGATCACTCTTTTGGAAGAAGGTTTGATCGGAGATCTTTGA
- a CDS encoding segregation and condensation protein A: MERENATQSFVVQWNNSEGGITEGPLSLLWSLIESYKVDIFEVSLSQITQDFLNFIKISASIHIDMGAEYALMAANLVYLKSKALLPDPGFEEEDYDPPLPPELVEKLLEHKKFQLTAQKMGDVDKVQAGVFSRETNQVIDESESWLDLSLLDLISAFNEILEKREDEGEIPALLTAPHRYSVEEKMGTISELLVERSDISFEELFSTVKPEKAEIVAVFLAMLELCKQRIVSIRQHKTFGEIRIFLVGEPWNATKPA; this comes from the coding sequence ATGGAGAGAGAAAACGCCACACAATCCTTCGTAGTTCAATGGAACAATTCGGAAGGTGGTATTACGGAGGGACCTTTGAGTCTTCTCTGGTCTCTTATCGAAAGTTATAAGGTGGATATATTTGAAGTATCCCTTTCTCAAATCACCCAGGACTTTCTAAACTTCATTAAGATTTCTGCAAGTATTCATATAGACATGGGAGCGGAATACGCTCTTATGGCCGCTAATTTAGTTTATCTCAAATCTAAAGCATTATTACCCGATCCAGGTTTCGAAGAAGAAGATTATGATCCTCCTCTTCCACCCGAACTGGTCGAAAAACTTCTAGAACATAAAAAATTCCAATTAACCGCCCAGAAAATGGGGGATGTGGACAAGGTCCAGGCCGGAGTATTCTCCAGAGAAACCAATCAGGTTATAGACGAGTCGGAATCCTGGCTGGATCTAAGCCTTTTAGACCTGATCTCCGCATTTAATGAGATCTTGGAAAAACGGGAAGACGAAGGCGAGATTCCCGCTTTACTTACCGCGCCCCACCGGTATTCTGTCGAGGAAAAGATGGGTACCATTTCCGAACTGCTCGTCGAACGTTCGGATATCTCCTTTGAAGAATTGTTTTCTACGGTCAAGCCGGAGAAAGCCGAGATAGTAGCCGTCTTTCTGGCAATGTTGGAGCTCTGCAAACAGAGAATTGTATCCATCCGCCAGCACAAAACTTTCGGCGAAATCCGTATATTCTTGGTGGGAGAACCGTGGAACGCGACAAAGCCGGCTTAA
- a CDS encoding response regulator, with amino-acid sequence MARILVVDDAKFMRTMVKDALVAGGHEIVGEAENGNIAVDQYKAIKPDLVTMDITMREKDGIEAAQEIFKLDPKARIIMVTALGQEELLAKAIKMGVKDFVVKPFSPERLQQAAEKALNS; translated from the coding sequence ATGGCCAGAATTCTCGTAGTAGACGATGCAAAATTCATGAGGACCATGGTGAAGGACGCACTCGTCGCCGGAGGGCATGAGATCGTCGGCGAGGCCGAAAACGGAAACATCGCTGTCGATCAGTACAAAGCGATTAAGCCGGACCTAGTCACCATGGATATCACCATGAGAGAAAAAGACGGGATCGAAGCAGCCCAGGAAATTTTTAAATTAGACCCGAAAGCACGTATCATCATGGTAACTGCTCTTGGTCAGGAAGAACTTCTTGCGAAAGCGATCAAGATGGGAGTGAAGGATTTCGTAGTAAAACCTTTCTCGCCTGAAAGATTGCAACAGGCGGCAGAAAAAGCACTGAATTCATAG
- a CDS encoding prephenate dehydrogenase, with translation MKTKFSRILIYGLGMMGASLSLALRKKNSSAEIVGVVGSPSSKEKGIRLKSADQIFTADEFSKSPDWESYDLIVFGVPVNTTVEVISKLPSGFKGLLTDMGSTKQEIVHAVESVLTGEHRYVSSHPMCGSEESGLEFANVDLYENRLCILTRPKGATDEAFSEIEKFWKFLGMSTTEIPAHDHDKILSYVSHVPHLISSLMTNWVWENGCVREFTQNSPLPLTGGGFRDMTRIAGSNPKMWSPIFSSNQEEIYKALLDYKDRLDKLLSELDPEKPLDLKHWESFMEKSRIDRDAILKKQNDSKNP, from the coding sequence GTGAAAACTAAATTTTCTAGAATCCTGATTTACGGCCTGGGAATGATGGGCGCCTCCCTCTCCTTGGCCTTACGAAAAAAGAACTCTTCTGCAGAAATTGTGGGAGTGGTAGGATCACCTTCCAGTAAGGAGAAGGGGATCCGTCTTAAATCAGCGGATCAAATTTTTACTGCGGACGAATTTTCGAAATCTCCTGACTGGGAATCTTATGACCTGATCGTTTTCGGGGTCCCGGTCAATACTACAGTCGAAGTGATTTCCAAACTTCCTTCCGGATTTAAAGGTCTTTTGACTGATATGGGTTCCACTAAGCAGGAGATCGTTCACGCAGTGGAATCGGTTCTGACCGGAGAACATAGATATGTTTCTTCTCATCCGATGTGCGGTTCCGAAGAATCCGGTCTGGAATTTGCAAATGTAGATCTGTATGAAAACAGACTTTGTATTTTAACTAGACCGAAAGGTGCGACCGACGAGGCATTTTCAGAGATAGAAAAATTTTGGAAATTCCTAGGAATGTCTACCACTGAAATTCCTGCACATGATCATGATAAAATTCTATCCTATGTATCTCATGTTCCTCATTTGATCTCTTCTCTGATGACGAATTGGGTTTGGGAAAACGGGTGTGTAAGGGAATTTACCCAAAATTCTCCTTTGCCTTTGACCGGCGGAGGTTTTAGGGACATGACCCGGATTGCAGGTTCTAATCCTAAAATGTGGTCACCTATATTTTCTTCTAACCAAGAAGAGATCTATAAGGCTCTTTTGGATTATAAGGATAGATTGGATAAACTTCTTTCGGAGTTGGATCCAGAAAAGCCGCTCGACCTAAAACATTGGGAGTCCTTCATGGAAAAATCTCGTATAGATAGGGACGCAATTTTAAAGAAACAAAATGATTCCAAGAATCCTTAA
- the pheA gene encoding prephenate dehydratase, whose protein sequence is MAKNNDKLKEFRDKIDSLDKEIVKAIQARAEIASEIGEIKRENNEPIYRPDREKDVYEKILGLNGGPLPDKVLIAIYREIMSGSFSVEKGLKIGYLGPEGSFSHQAVRARFGTSVEATEFPSIPEVFRAVETDKADYGVVPVENSSEGLVNSTLDQFLVSDLNIYSEIYLKIHLNLLGFEHDLSKIKTLYGIKIANSQCRNWIAANLPHVEVSETPSTSRAASIVAEKKEACAAVASSIAAEIYGLDLVRESIEDMSDNTTRFLIIGKNQCPPTGNDKTSVVFSIPDKPGSLYKVLKPIFDKGINMTKVESRPTRRTSWEYNFFIDFLGHKKDPLIEEVLNTLKENTIYLRILGSYPISPPNP, encoded by the coding sequence ATGGCCAAGAATAACGACAAACTGAAAGAGTTCCGGGACAAGATCGATTCTCTGGACAAAGAGATCGTAAAGGCTATCCAGGCCAGGGCGGAGATTGCCTCAGAGATCGGAGAGATCAAAAGAGAGAATAACGAACCTATCTATCGTCCCGATAGAGAGAAGGACGTTTACGAAAAAATCCTTGGACTGAACGGAGGACCACTTCCGGACAAGGTGTTGATCGCAATTTATAGAGAGATCATGTCCGGCTCCTTCTCCGTAGAGAAGGGTTTAAAGATCGGTTATCTTGGACCGGAAGGATCTTTTTCTCACCAAGCAGTTCGTGCAAGATTCGGGACTTCCGTAGAGGCGACCGAATTTCCTTCTATTCCGGAAGTGTTTCGCGCGGTGGAAACTGATAAGGCGGATTACGGTGTGGTTCCTGTGGAAAATTCTTCCGAAGGACTTGTGAACTCTACTCTGGATCAGTTCTTAGTTTCCGATCTAAATATTTATTCTGAAATTTATTTGAAGATACATTTGAATCTTTTAGGATTCGAACATGATCTTTCTAAGATCAAAACATTGTACGGGATCAAGATCGCAAATTCACAGTGCAGGAATTGGATCGCTGCGAACCTTCCTCATGTAGAAGTTTCGGAAACACCTTCCACTTCCAGGGCTGCAAGTATTGTTGCGGAGAAGAAGGAAGCATGTGCTGCAGTAGCTTCTTCCATCGCTGCTGAAATTTACGGTCTGGATCTGGTTCGAGAATCCATCGAAGATATGTCCGACAATACCACCAGGTTTTTGATCATCGGCAAGAACCAATGTCCTCCTACCGGGAATGATAAAACTTCCGTAGTATTCTCTATCCCTGATAAACCTGGATCTTTGTACAAAGTATTAAAACCTATTTTTGATAAAGGGATCAATATGACCAAGGTGGAGTCCAGACCTACGCGCAGGACATCCTGGGAGTATAACTTCTTCATAGATTTTTTGGGTCATAAAAAGGATCCTCTGATCGAAGAGGTCCTAAACACCTTAAAGGAAAATACAATTTATCTTAGGATTTTGGGATCTTATCCGATCTCTCCACCTAACCCGTGA
- a CDS encoding 5-formyltetrahydrofolate cyclo-ligase, translating to MVSKSEARKKSKSILLGVPSRKEKEESIRSNLLEFLRHSSSSTQLKIISYVADDFEISPFLPLGPSLRIGSLGLDIFFPKVTNSGLEFKSGSGFSPGAFGILEPEGEVFIQPEDADWILVPALGWNSDGARLGRGKGFYDRSLKDIVSEKMIGLSFEDLYPCDFSAEPHDLKAGTVITEKKNHCFPGKMGEKSVG from the coding sequence TTGGTTTCTAAATCGGAAGCCAGAAAAAAAAGTAAATCTATTCTCTTGGGAGTTCCTTCCAGGAAGGAAAAAGAAGAAAGTATCCGCTCCAATCTTCTGGAATTTCTGAGACATAGCTCATCTTCCACCCAATTAAAAATCATCTCCTATGTTGCGGATGATTTTGAAATTTCTCCTTTTCTACCGTTAGGCCCTTCTTTACGGATAGGAAGTTTAGGTTTGGACATATTTTTTCCAAAAGTAACAAATTCAGGACTTGAATTTAAATCAGGCTCAGGATTTTCCCCAGGTGCATTCGGCATTTTGGAACCGGAGGGAGAAGTTTTCATCCAACCGGAAGACGCCGATTGGATCCTAGTTCCCGCCTTGGGTTGGAATTCCGACGGGGCGAGGTTAGGAAGGGGAAAGGGTTTTTACGATCGTTCTCTAAAGGATATAGTTTCTGAAAAAATGATTGGCCTTTCTTTTGAGGACCTATACCCTTGCGATTTTTCCGCGGAACCCCATGATCTGAAAGCAGGTACAGTGATTACGGAGAAAAAAAACCATTGCTTTCCCGGGAAAATGGGAGAAAAATCAGTCGGATAA
- a CDS encoding chemotaxis protein CheW has product MDKNNHAELNQEEKELDTIQEFLTFEVDKEIFGIDILYIHEILKPVPITRIPNVEGFILGVINLRGEIIPIMDLKELFGLGFCDILPSTRIIVVVTGEKRAGLLVDSVKQVVKIRRDKVSQADEDLSVNYSELIESVSQFEDSLILNLNLSKVMDYAGEEA; this is encoded by the coding sequence ATAGATAAAAACAACCACGCGGAACTAAACCAAGAAGAAAAAGAACTGGATACCATCCAGGAATTTCTTACATTCGAAGTGGATAAGGAAATTTTCGGGATCGATATTCTCTATATCCACGAGATCCTAAAACCGGTACCTATCACAAGAATTCCTAATGTCGAAGGTTTTATCTTGGGAGTGATCAACTTGAGAGGTGAGATCATTCCTATCATGGACCTGAAGGAACTTTTTGGATTAGGTTTTTGTGATATTCTTCCTTCCACTCGGATCATTGTAGTTGTTACCGGAGAAAAAAGGGCGGGGCTCCTTGTAGATTCGGTGAAACAAGTGGTTAAGATCCGCAGGGACAAGGTCAGCCAAGCGGACGAAGACCTGAGCGTAAATTATAGCGAACTTATAGAATCAGTCAGCCAGTTCGAAGACTCTCTCATCCTGAACTTGAATCTTTCCAAGGTGATGGATTATGCAGGGGAGGAAGCGTAA